A part of Acidimicrobiia bacterium genomic DNA contains:
- the fabZ gene encoding 3-hydroxyacyl-ACP dehydratase FabZ: MLANSDELVALLPHRPPFRFVDAVDAFEPGVSIEARYRVTGSEAFLAGHFPGNPVLPGVIQLEALAQAGAIAVLADERGAGRLPLFGGVEKVRWRRIVRPGEELALAVRLERLSGRGGWGQGAATVGGATACQARLFFAFADP; this comes from the coding sequence GTGCTGGCGAACTCCGACGAGCTGGTCGCCCTGCTCCCGCATCGGCCCCCGTTCCGGTTCGTCGACGCCGTCGACGCCTTCGAGCCGGGGGTGTCGATCGAGGCCCGCTACCGGGTCACCGGGTCCGAGGCCTTCCTCGCCGGCCACTTCCCCGGCAACCCGGTGCTGCCCGGGGTCATCCAGCTCGAGGCCCTGGCCCAGGCCGGCGCCATCGCGGTCCTCGCCGACGAGCGGGGCGCCGGGCGGCTGCCGCTCTTCGGGGGGGTGGAGAAGGTGCGGTGGCGCCGGATCGTCCGGCCCGGGGAGGAGCTGGCCCTGGCCGTGCGGCTCGAGCGGCTGAGCGGGCGGGGCGGCTGGGGTCAGGGCGCCGCCACCGTGGGCGGCGCGACCGCGTGCCAGGCCCGGCTCTTCTTCGCCTTCGCCGACCCGTGA
- the fabF gene encoding beta-ketoacyl-ACP synthase II encodes MSPEFLDHRGRPRIAVTGMGVKTPAGVDLDSFWATVRDARPTAATVPEFVEAGLSVTFACTVPDEFDPEAYFGPKDSRRMDRVTHLGYAAAVDAVEDAGDLSADPERCAVIAATGIGGLQTLQANAKTYFERGPARVSPFFVPMMMPNATAGMISMRYGYTGPVLCIATACAAGSNAIGEGARLIRDGTTDVVIAGGTEYPLTTITMAAFARMGALSTRNDEPQLASRPFDAARDGFVMAEGAGFVVLEPLERALGRGARVYGEVAGYGRNADAYHITAPSPGGAGATRCMQQALDDAGIGPADVGHVNAHGTSTDLNDAAEAEALHKVFGDGTPPVTSSKGVFGHMIAGAGAAEAIVALCSIRDGVVPPTANLEQLGDDIDLDVVSGSPREIGPAPALSNSFGFGGHNATLVLTPTG; translated from the coding sequence ATGAGCCCGGAGTTCCTCGACCACCGCGGGCGCCCCCGCATCGCGGTCACCGGGATGGGGGTCAAGACGCCGGCCGGCGTCGACCTCGACTCGTTCTGGGCCACCGTGCGCGACGCCCGCCCCACCGCCGCGACGGTCCCCGAGTTTGTGGAGGCGGGCCTGTCGGTCACGTTCGCGTGCACCGTGCCCGACGAGTTCGACCCCGAGGCGTACTTCGGGCCGAAGGACTCCCGCCGCATGGACCGCGTCACGCACCTCGGCTACGCGGCCGCCGTCGACGCGGTCGAGGACGCCGGCGACCTGAGCGCCGACCCCGAGCGGTGCGCCGTCATCGCCGCCACCGGGATCGGTGGGCTGCAGACCCTCCAGGCGAACGCCAAGACCTACTTCGAGCGGGGCCCGGCGAGGGTCAGCCCGTTCTTCGTGCCGATGATGATGCCGAACGCCACCGCCGGCATGATCTCGATGCGGTACGGATACACCGGCCCGGTGCTGTGCATCGCGACCGCGTGCGCCGCCGGCAGCAACGCGATCGGTGAGGGCGCGCGCCTCATCCGGGACGGCACCACCGACGTCGTCATCGCCGGGGGCACCGAGTACCCGCTCACGACGATCACGATGGCGGCCTTCGCCCGCATGGGCGCGCTCAGCACCCGCAACGACGAGCCGCAGCTGGCGTCCCGGCCGTTCGACGCCGCGCGCGACGGGTTCGTGATGGCGGAGGGCGCCGGCTTCGTCGTCCTCGAGCCGCTCGAGCGGGCGCTCGGCCGCGGCGCCCGCGTCTACGGGGAGGTCGCCGGCTACGGCCGCAACGCTGACGCCTACCACATCACCGCGCCGTCCCCCGGCGGCGCCGGCGCGACCCGGTGCATGCAGCAGGCGCTCGACGACGCCGGGATCGGGCCCGCTGATGTCGGTCACGTGAACGCGCACGGCACCTCGACCGACCTGAACGACGCCGCCGAGGCCGAGGCTCTCCACAAGGTGTTCGGCGACGGCACGCCTCCGGTCACGTCGTCGAAGGGCGTGTTCGGGCACATGATCGCCGGCGCCGGCGCGGCCGAGGCCATCGTCGCCCTCTGCTCGATCCGGGACGGGGTCGTCCCGCCGACCGCCAACCTCGAGCAGCTCGGCGACGACATCGACCTCGACGTCGTATCCGGGTCGCCGCGCGAGATCGGACCGGCGCCGGCGCTGTCGAACTCCTTCGGCTTCGGCGGCCACAACGCGACGCTGGTCCTGACCCCGACCGGGTGA
- the fabI gene encoding enoyl-ACP reductase FabI, whose translation MLLDGKRILVTGVLSDASIAFSVARRAQEEGAAVVLTSFGRVMRLTERMARRLPDPVELVELDVTNTADLDALAGRVGGHLDGVLHAIGYAPETCLGGGFLDAPWADVSVALHVSAFSLKALAVAARPLLGRGASIVGLDFDNTRAWPVYDWMGVAKSAFESTARYLARDLGPEGIRVNLVAAGPLRTVAAKSIPGFEHFEAVWSERAPLGWDVRDSEPVAMACVALLSDYFPATTGEMVHVDGGVHAVGA comes from the coding sequence ATGCTGCTCGACGGCAAGCGCATTCTCGTCACCGGCGTCTTGAGCGACGCGTCGATCGCGTTCTCGGTCGCCCGGCGGGCCCAGGAGGAGGGGGCCGCCGTGGTGCTCACCTCGTTCGGCCGCGTGATGCGGCTCACCGAGCGCATGGCCCGCCGACTCCCCGACCCCGTCGAGCTCGTCGAGCTCGACGTGACGAACACCGCCGACCTCGACGCGCTCGCAGGACGGGTCGGCGGTCACCTCGACGGCGTGCTCCACGCCATCGGGTACGCGCCCGAGACCTGCCTCGGCGGCGGGTTCCTCGACGCGCCGTGGGCCGACGTGTCGGTGGCGCTGCACGTGTCGGCGTTCTCGTTGAAGGCGCTGGCGGTCGCCGCGCGTCCCCTCCTCGGCCGGGGTGCCTCGATCGTCGGGCTCGACTTCGACAACACCCGCGCCTGGCCGGTCTACGACTGGATGGGCGTCGCCAAGTCGGCGTTCGAGTCGACCGCCCGCTACCTCGCTCGCGACCTGGGCCCGGAGGGGATCCGGGTCAACCTTGTCGCCGCGGGGCCGCTCCGGACGGTGGCGGCGAAGAGCATCCCAGGCTTCGAGCACTTCGAGGCGGTGTGGTCAGAGCGGGCCCCGCTCGGCTGGGACGTCCGAGACTCGGAGCCGGTCGCGATGGCGTGCGTCGCGCTGCTCTCCGACTACTTCCCCGCCACGACCGGCGAGATGGTCCACGTCGACGGGGGCGTCCACGCCGTCGGCGCCTGA
- a CDS encoding carboxyl transferase domain-containing protein, which translates to MTTPTRSGGPPVPVEGRRSDAATAAIAPLHGRSVVTFRISDGKHVGAIGPPEGASVERAVRLAVELGLPVLATVASSGADVTEGVASLHSWGRVARALSDASGVVPTVLVVVGPCVSGPALLLGIADVTIMTVDAFAYVSGPDTVRAFTGIALDHRQLGGAALHGQRSGVAALVVNDEDDALLAAAHLLEYLPANHLADPPRVATDDPVDRDAERAAAAVPARPSASYDVRTVLEDVLDRGSFLELRAAHAPNLVTGLGHLDGHPVGVVANQPDYRAGTIDIEGSEKAARFVQWCDCFNLPLVTFVDTPGFEPGKDLEWRGMIRHGAELVHAYANATVPRLCVVLRKAYGGAYIVMDSKGLGNDWCAAWPTAEIAVMGAAGAVQVLHGRQLARVDDGARAPERAALEAEYDRRFTNPYAAAERGFVDEVLRATDTRRALAAALERLRTKQEATAARHHANTPL; encoded by the coding sequence GTGACGACCCCGACGCGGTCGGGCGGCCCGCCGGTGCCCGTCGAGGGGCGCCGGAGCGATGCCGCCACCGCCGCGATCGCGCCGCTCCACGGGCGGAGCGTGGTCACGTTCCGGATCTCCGACGGCAAGCACGTCGGGGCCATCGGGCCGCCGGAGGGCGCCAGCGTCGAGCGGGCGGTCCGCCTAGCCGTCGAGCTCGGGCTGCCGGTCCTCGCCACCGTCGCCTCGTCGGGCGCCGACGTCACCGAGGGCGTGGCCTCGCTCCACAGCTGGGGGCGCGTGGCCCGGGCGCTCTCCGACGCCTCCGGCGTCGTCCCGACCGTCCTCGTGGTGGTCGGCCCGTGCGTGTCGGGGCCGGCGCTGCTGCTCGGAATCGCCGACGTGACGATCATGACCGTCGACGCGTTCGCGTACGTGAGCGGGCCCGACACCGTCCGGGCCTTCACCGGCATCGCCCTCGACCATCGTCAGCTCGGCGGCGCCGCGCTCCACGGGCAGCGCAGCGGCGTGGCCGCCCTCGTCGTCAACGACGAGGACGACGCCCTCCTGGCCGCCGCGCACCTCCTCGAGTACCTGCCCGCCAACCACCTCGCCGACCCGCCACGGGTCGCGACCGACGACCCGGTCGACCGGGACGCCGAGCGGGCCGCCGCCGCCGTGCCGGCCCGGCCGAGCGCGTCCTACGACGTGCGAACCGTGCTCGAGGACGTGCTCGACCGCGGCTCGTTCCTCGAGCTCCGCGCCGCGCACGCCCCCAACCTCGTCACCGGGCTCGGGCACCTCGACGGTCACCCGGTCGGGGTCGTCGCCAACCAGCCCGACTACCGGGCCGGCACGATCGACATCGAGGGCTCCGAGAAGGCGGCCCGCTTCGTGCAATGGTGCGACTGCTTCAACCTGCCGCTCGTCACCTTCGTCGACACGCCGGGCTTCGAGCCCGGGAAGGACCTCGAGTGGCGCGGGATGATCCGCCACGGCGCCGAGCTCGTGCACGCGTACGCGAACGCCACCGTGCCGCGGCTCTGCGTCGTGCTGCGCAAGGCCTACGGCGGCGCCTACATCGTCATGGACTCGAAAGGCCTCGGGAACGACTGGTGCGCGGCCTGGCCGACGGCGGAGATCGCCGTGATGGGCGCCGCGGGGGCGGTGCAGGTCCTCCACGGTCGGCAGCTGGCCCGGGTCGACGACGGCGCGCGCGCCCCCGAGCGGGCGGCGCTCGAGGCCGAGTACGACCGCCGCTTCACGAACCCGTACGCCGCGGCCGAGCGAGGCTTCGTCGACGAGGTCCTGCGTGCCACCGACACGCGGCGGGCCCTCGCCGCCGCGCTCGAGCGGCTCCGCACCAAGCAGGAGGCCACGGCCGCCCGCCACCACGCCAACACACCTCTGTAG
- the fabG gene encoding 3-oxoacyl-[acyl-carrier-protein] reductase produces MTDAGRTALVTGASRGIGRAVAHALAADGHRVACCSSSGAAKETQREVEAAGHEAMAVLADVRDPDAVNAAFDEVEAGFGPVEILVNNAGVTADGLVARMTDEQWDQVLATNLTGAFHTIRRATPRLLRGRWGRIVNVSSVSAHAGSPGQANYAAAKAGLVGLTRAVARELASRHVTCNIVAPGPIVTEMTDAMPAEWRAMMEATVPLGRLGTPAEVAALVAFLCSETAGYVTGAIVPVDGGLGMGH; encoded by the coding sequence GTGACCGACGCCGGCCGCACCGCGCTCGTCACCGGCGCCTCCCGCGGGATCGGGCGGGCGGTCGCCCACGCCCTCGCCGCCGACGGCCACCGGGTCGCGTGCTGCTCGTCGAGCGGCGCGGCCAAGGAGACCCAGCGGGAGGTCGAGGCGGCCGGCCACGAGGCGATGGCGGTCCTGGCCGACGTCCGGGACCCCGACGCGGTCAACGCCGCCTTCGACGAGGTCGAGGCCGGCTTCGGCCCGGTCGAGATCCTCGTGAACAACGCCGGGGTGACCGCGGACGGCCTGGTGGCCCGCATGACCGACGAGCAGTGGGACCAGGTCCTGGCGACGAACCTGACCGGCGCCTTCCACACCATCCGCCGCGCCACGCCGAGGCTGCTGCGCGGCCGCTGGGGCCGCATCGTCAACGTGTCGTCGGTCAGCGCCCACGCCGGCAGCCCGGGGCAGGCGAACTACGCGGCGGCGAAGGCGGGACTCGTGGGCCTGACCCGGGCCGTCGCTCGCGAGCTCGCGTCGCGGCACGTCACCTGCAATATCGTGGCCCCCGGGCCTATCGTGACCGAGATGACCGACGCCATGCCCGCCGAGTGGCGGGCCATGATGGAGGCGACGGTCCCGCTCGGTCGTCTGGGGACGCCCGCCGAGGTCGCGGCGCTCGTGGCGTTCCTGTGCTCCGAGACCGCCGGCTACGTGACGGGCGCGATCGTCCCGGTGGACGGCGGCCTGGGCATGGGCCACTGA
- a CDS encoding ACP S-malonyltransferase, which translates to MGIAVLFPGQGTQSAGMAAPWRDSAAWAVVDRAEAALGEPLAALVLDAPAEQLGRTREAQLAVLVTSLVAWEAIRDRVPAAVAFAGHSLGQVTALIAAGALGLEDGVRFAARRAELTQAAADAHPGRMAALLGATTEQALDACAAAPDACWLANDNAPGQVVIAGTPAGVDAASARAKELGVRRATPLNVGGAFHTPLMRAAADALTADLAAVTFRPPAAPVVSNLDARAYADDAGWRPRSAEHVAVPVRWRESMLTMTGLGATTFLEVGHGTMLAGLAKRTTPDVPVRGVATPADAAALVLEEVR; encoded by the coding sequence GTGGGAATCGCCGTCCTGTTCCCCGGCCAGGGAACCCAGTCCGCCGGCATGGCCGCGCCGTGGCGCGACTCCGCCGCGTGGGCGGTCGTCGACCGGGCCGAGGCCGCGCTCGGGGAGCCGCTCGCCGCCCTCGTCCTCGACGCCCCCGCCGAGCAGCTCGGCCGCACCCGGGAGGCCCAGCTCGCGGTGCTCGTCACCTCCTTGGTGGCGTGGGAGGCGATCCGGGACCGGGTCCCCGCCGCGGTCGCCTTCGCCGGCCACTCCCTCGGCCAGGTGACGGCGCTGATCGCCGCCGGGGCGCTGGGCCTCGAGGACGGGGTCCGCTTCGCGGCCCGCCGCGCCGAGCTGACCCAGGCCGCCGCCGACGCCCACCCGGGGCGGATGGCGGCCCTGCTGGGGGCCACGACCGAGCAGGCCCTCGACGCCTGCGCCGCCGCCCCCGACGCGTGCTGGCTCGCCAACGACAACGCCCCGGGCCAGGTGGTGATCGCCGGCACCCCCGCCGGCGTCGACGCCGCATCGGCGCGGGCCAAGGAATTGGGGGTCCGGCGCGCCACCCCGCTGAACGTGGGCGGCGCCTTCCACACCCCCCTCATGCGCGCCGCCGCCGACGCCCTCACCGCCGACCTGGCCGCCGTGACGTTCCGTCCCCCCGCGGCGCCGGTGGTGTCGAACCTCGACGCCCGGGCCTACGCCGACGACGCCGGCTGGCGGCCCCGCTCGGCCGAGCACGTCGCGGTGCCGGTGCGGTGGCGGGAATCGATGCTCACCATGACCGGGCTCGGCGCCACCACCTTCCTCGAGGTGGGGCACGGCACCATGCTCGCCGGCTTGGCCAAGCGGACCACGCCCGACGTCCCGGTCCGAGGCGTGGCCACCCCGGCCGACGCCGCCGCCCTCGTCCTCGAGGAGGTGCGCTGA
- the acpP gene encoding acyl carrier protein, which produces MERDDALAALREVAVEVLSVEPEAVTEDARFKEDLDADSLDLVELVMGLEERFDISVPEEDLEDVTTVGQAVDLVLSKVASKA; this is translated from the coding sequence ATGGAGCGTGACGACGCACTCGCCGCCCTGCGCGAGGTGGCCGTCGAGGTCCTGAGCGTGGAGCCCGAGGCGGTCACCGAGGACGCCCGCTTCAAGGAGGACCTCGACGCCGACAGCCTCGACCTCGTCGAGCTGGTGATGGGCCTCGAGGAGCGGTTCGACATCTCGGTCCCCGAGGAGGACCTCGAGGACGTCACCACCGTCGGCCAGGCGGTCGACCTCGTGCTGTCGAAGGTGGCGTCGAAGGCATGA
- a CDS encoding beta-ketoacyl-ACP synthase III gives MRACVAGWGTAVPEGRLTNADLERRVDTSDQWIVERTGIRERRIAGPDETTATLAVAAGAAAIKAAGITPLDVELLIVATATPEQPIPHTGAFVGDGLGLRCGSFDLGAGCAGFVYELVTGAALLTTGALGHVLIIGAETLSRIIDPTDRTTCVLFGDAAAAFVLEPGPDDGPGLLAWDLGCDGSLAGLLAVPAGGSRRPTTAETLAEGLQYLQMQGPEVFRRAVRAVVDSANATLARAGVASSQVDWFVPHQANARIIDAAANRLGIPPERTIVNIDRYGNTSAASIPLALAEAADAGELQGGQLVLMSGFGAGMTWGSALLRWGRA, from the coding sequence GTGCGGGCCTGCGTCGCCGGCTGGGGCACCGCCGTGCCCGAGGGTCGGCTCACGAACGCCGACCTCGAGCGGCGCGTCGACACGTCGGACCAGTGGATCGTCGAGCGCACCGGCATCCGGGAGCGTCGGATCGCCGGCCCCGACGAGACCACCGCCACCCTGGCCGTGGCCGCCGGCGCCGCCGCGATCAAGGCCGCCGGCATCACGCCCCTCGACGTCGAGCTGCTGATCGTGGCCACCGCCACGCCCGAGCAGCCGATCCCTCACACCGGGGCCTTCGTCGGGGACGGCCTCGGGCTGCGCTGCGGATCCTTCGACCTCGGCGCCGGCTGCGCCGGCTTCGTCTACGAGCTCGTCACCGGCGCCGCGCTCCTCACGACCGGCGCCCTCGGCCACGTCCTCATCATCGGCGCCGAGACCCTCTCCCGCATCATCGACCCCACCGACCGCACCACCTGCGTGCTCTTCGGCGACGCCGCCGCCGCCTTCGTCCTCGAGCCCGGGCCGGACGACGGCCCCGGCCTCCTGGCCTGGGACCTCGGCTGTGACGGCAGCCTGGCCGGGCTGCTCGCGGTCCCGGCCGGCGGCAGCCGCCGCCCCACCACGGCCGAGACCCTCGCCGAGGGCCTCCAGTACCTGCAGATGCAGGGCCCCGAGGTGTTCCGGCGGGCGGTGCGGGCGGTCGTCGACTCCGCGAATGCCACCCTGGCCCGGGCCGGCGTGGCATCCTCGCAGGTCGACTGGTTCGTCCCCCACCAGGCCAACGCCCGGATCATCGACGCCGCGGCGAACCGGCTGGGGATCCCCCCGGAGCGCACGATCGTGAACATCGACCGCTACGGCAACACCTCCGCGGCCTCGATCCCGCTGGCGCTGGCCGAGGCCGCCGACGCCGGCGAGCTCCAGGGCGGGCAGCTGGTGCTGATGAGCGGCTTCGGCGCCGGCATGACCTGGGGCAGCGCCCTGCTCCGCTGGGGCCGGGCGTGA